One window of the Candidatus Microbacterium colombiense genome contains the following:
- the hisB gene encoding imidazoleglycerol-phosphate dehydratase HisB, with protein sequence MSSPVLTPRTASRVRSTSESTVELELNLDGTGASRIDTSVPFFDHMLTAFAKHSLTDLTVRASGDTHIDAHHTVEDVSIVLGQAILEALGDKSGISRYGDALVPLDEALAQAVVDISGRPYLVHEGEPAGFEHHLIGGHFTGSLVRHSFEAITFNAALTVHVRVLGGRDPHHIAEAEYKAFARAFRQAKSLDPLVDGIPSTKGAL encoded by the coding sequence ATGAGCAGCCCCGTCCTGACCCCGCGTACCGCGAGCCGCGTGCGCAGCACGTCGGAGTCCACCGTCGAACTCGAGCTGAACCTCGACGGCACCGGTGCGAGCCGCATCGACACGTCGGTGCCGTTCTTCGACCACATGCTCACCGCATTCGCCAAGCACTCGCTGACCGATCTCACCGTGCGCGCCTCGGGCGACACCCACATCGACGCGCATCACACCGTGGAAGACGTCTCGATCGTGCTCGGCCAGGCGATCCTCGAGGCCCTCGGCGACAAGTCCGGCATCTCGCGCTACGGCGACGCCCTCGTTCCCCTGGACGAAGCGCTCGCTCAGGCCGTCGTCGACATCTCCGGTCGTCCGTACCTCGTGCACGAGGGCGAGCCGGCCGGGTTCGAACACCACCTGATCGGCGGGCACTTCACGGGTTCGCTCGTGCGCCACTCGTTCGAGGCGATCACCTTCAACGCCGCTCTCACCGTGCACGTGCGCGTGCTGGGCGGACGCGATCCTCACCACATCGCCGAGGCGGAGTACAAGGCCTTCGCCCGCGCGTTCCGCCAGGCCAAGTCACTCGACCCGCTGGTCGACGGCATCCCGTCCACCAAGGGCGCGCTGTGA
- the hisH gene encoding imidazole glycerol phosphate synthase subunit HisH, whose amino-acid sequence MTRTPKVAVFDYESGNVHSAVKALAAAGADAVLTRDRTEALEADGLVVPGVGAFAAVREALHAHRGDEIIDRRLAGGRPVLGICVGMQVLFAHGVERGVDSEGLGEWPGAVTELNAPVLPHMGWNTVSPGDDSVLFRGIEQERFYFVHSYAAQSWELDVIPPFPQPVLTWTTYGEPFLAAVENGPLSATQFHPEKSGEAGIQLLRNWIGSL is encoded by the coding sequence GTGACCCGCACCCCGAAGGTGGCGGTGTTCGACTACGAGTCGGGCAACGTGCACTCCGCGGTCAAGGCGCTCGCGGCAGCCGGAGCGGATGCCGTTCTGACCCGCGATCGCACCGAGGCTCTCGAGGCCGACGGGCTCGTGGTGCCCGGAGTGGGTGCGTTCGCTGCCGTGCGTGAGGCACTGCACGCGCACCGTGGCGACGAGATCATCGATCGTCGTCTCGCCGGTGGGCGGCCGGTGCTGGGCATCTGCGTGGGCATGCAGGTGCTGTTCGCACATGGTGTCGAGCGCGGGGTCGACTCCGAAGGGCTGGGGGAATGGCCCGGAGCCGTGACCGAACTCAACGCTCCGGTGCTCCCGCACATGGGATGGAACACGGTTTCCCCAGGCGATGACAGCGTGCTGTTCCGGGGTATCGAGCAGGAGCGCTTCTACTTCGTGCACTCCTACGCCGCGCAGTCGTGGGAATTGGACGTGATCCCTCCGTTCCCGCAGCCGGTGCTGACGTGGACGACGTACGGCGAGCCGTTCCTCGCCGCGGTCGAGAACGGCCCTCTGTCGGCGACGCAGTTCCACCCGGAGAAGTCGGGAGAGGCGGGGATCCAGCTGCTGCGCAACTGGATCGGCAGTCTCTGA
- a CDS encoding histidinol-phosphate transaminase produces MGRVTASLDDLPLRDDLRGLKPYGAPQAPLPIALNVNENTHPIPDEVASDILDEIAVAIRDVNRYPDREFTALREGFADYLGHGLVAEQIWAGNGSNEVLQHILQAFGGPGRTAVGFAPTYSMYPLIAQGTGARWVAGARQPDYSITPDEAVAQVRAADPDVVLLCSPNNPTGTPLGIDVIEAVYDAARGIVVVDEAYQEFAPRDAPSALSLLEGRPRLAVSRTMSKAFAFAGARVGYLAADPGFIDALRLVRLPYHLSALTQAAAVAALRNADVMLGMVDDIVEQRDRITATLEALGYTPHDSWSNFVLFGGVADPKATWQKLYDRGVLIRDVGIPGHLRVTAGTEAETTAFLDALASIESAS; encoded by the coding sequence ATGGGAAGGGTGACCGCTTCACTCGATGACCTGCCGCTTCGTGACGATCTCCGGGGGCTGAAGCCGTACGGCGCCCCGCAGGCGCCGCTGCCCATCGCTCTCAATGTCAACGAGAACACGCATCCGATTCCGGATGAGGTGGCGAGCGACATCCTCGACGAGATCGCGGTCGCGATCCGCGACGTCAATCGCTATCCGGATCGTGAGTTCACCGCATTGCGGGAGGGGTTCGCCGACTACCTCGGTCATGGGCTCGTCGCCGAGCAGATCTGGGCGGGCAACGGATCGAACGAGGTTCTCCAGCACATCCTTCAGGCGTTCGGCGGCCCCGGCCGCACGGCCGTCGGCTTCGCGCCGACCTACTCGATGTACCCGCTCATCGCGCAGGGGACCGGCGCGCGGTGGGTGGCAGGTGCCCGTCAGCCTGACTACAGCATCACCCCCGATGAGGCGGTGGCGCAGGTGCGTGCGGCCGATCCGGACGTCGTGCTCCTGTGCTCGCCGAACAATCCGACGGGAACCCCGCTCGGAATCGATGTGATCGAGGCCGTGTACGACGCCGCGCGCGGCATCGTGGTCGTCGACGAGGCCTACCAGGAGTTCGCCCCGCGGGACGCCCCGTCGGCACTGTCGCTGTTGGAGGGGCGCCCTCGACTCGCCGTATCGCGCACGATGAGCAAGGCGTTCGCCTTCGCCGGGGCGCGAGTGGGGTACTTGGCCGCGGACCCCGGATTCATCGACGCCCTGCGGCTCGTGCGCCTCCCGTACCACCTGAGTGCGCTCACCCAGGCTGCTGCTGTCGCCGCTCTGCGCAACGCCGATGTGATGTTGGGTATGGTCGACGACATCGTCGAGCAACGCGATCGCATCACCGCGACCCTCGAGGCGCTCGGCTACACGCCCCACGATTCCTGGTCGAACTTCGTGCTCTTCGGCGGGGTGGCGGATCCGAAGGCGACGTGGCAGAAGCTCTACGACCGTGGCGTTCTGATCCGCGACGTCGGTATCCCCGGCCACCTGCGCGTGACGGCCGGCACCGAGGCGGAGACCACGGCGTTCCTCGATGCGCTCGCCTCGATAGAATCGGCATCATGA